One segment of Clarias gariepinus isolate MV-2021 ecotype Netherlands chromosome 6, CGAR_prim_01v2, whole genome shotgun sequence DNA contains the following:
- the LOC128526801 gene encoding cytohesin-interacting protein-like, giving the protein MTMSSVMLIKNLLRKSSRAACVTREGQARTERMARIKHSTHYYERQNVTISKKDTEAFGFNIRTYENNTTDSTEPLTCVCLVKESSPAESAGVKTGDVILSVNSICVEGFDHQQIVDLIQKSSCVLKMEIVRGTAVKQKELQKKREELQRQLREKREELQTLIMQEERLRGGELRCTQSPSRLASPQDLTLSSGLLPLQT; this is encoded by the exons atgacaATGAGCTCAGTGATGTTAATCAAAAACCTGCTGAGGAAGAGCAGCCGAGCGGCCTGCGTGACCAGAGAGGGACAAGCGCGTACA GAAAGGATGGCTCGGATAAAACACTCGACACACTACTATGAAAG ACAAAATGTGACGATTTCAAAGAAAGACACCGAGGCATTCGGATTTAATATAAGG ACTTATGAGAACAACACTACTGACAGCACCGAGCCGTTAACCTGCGTGTGTCTGGTGAAGGAGAGCAGTCCTGCAGAGAGCGCTGGGGTAAAGACAG GTGATGTCATCCTGAGTGTCAACAGCATTTGTGTAGAAGGTTTCGACCATCAGCAAATCGTTGACCTCATTCAGAAGAGCTCCTGCGTACTAAA gatGGAGATCGTTAGGGGAACGGCAGTTAAACAAAAGGAACTACAAAAGAAACGGGAAGAATTACAG AGGCAGCTCAGAGAGAAGAGGGAGGAGCTGCAGACACTTATCATGCAGGAAGAGCGTCTGAGAGGAG GTGAGCTACGCTGCACGCAGTCTCCGTCACGCCTCGCCTCACCTCAGGACCTGACGCTCTCCTCTGGTCTTCTTCCTCTTCAAACCTAG